The sequence below is a genomic window from Corvus hawaiiensis isolate bCorHaw1 chromosome 17, bCorHaw1.pri.cur, whole genome shotgun sequence.
GCCCGGCCCCGAGGCCCCCGAGGCGGCGTGCTAACCGtaccctgccctgcccggcacCGGGCGGTCCCTTGCCTCCGCCGCCCCCGCCCAGGGGCTGAGATCCCTCCTCAGCACCACCCGCCTGGGGCCGCTCCCGGGCAGGGCCTTCCTAAagggcggccccgggagccACAAGGTGGCCTGAGCACGGCACCAGCTCACAGACGAGCAGGGGCCTTCCAGCTGGCCCGGGGTTCCGACACCGCGCCGGCACTGGCAGCACGGCCGGCTGCGGCTCTCGTTCCCAGGTCCCCAGGATCTCCGTCACTCTGTGCCCCACGCGCGACACTGACATGCGGCCAGCAGCACCGAGCGCTCGCCCAGGGCCGAGTCCTTCCCGGAACCACCGCTGTCCAGAGCTCCCGCCTGCCATGTGCAGCCCCTGAcagtcctgcagctgccagcccccTCCCATCCATCTCCCCGCGAGGCAGCATCCACAGTCCCCGTGCTGTGGAGCAATGTGGGTTGTGAGGAATCCCTGAACGCTGCCAATCCCTAAGTACAGACCCTGCCATGGCCGTGACCACCCCATGAGACAGGGCACCTCCAGCAGGACCAGCCACTGGCTGTCCTCTGGGAGGGCACAAGGTCACAGCTCAGATGGAAGGATGTGTCCCTTGCTACCACCATGGCCTCTCGGCATGCCCACCCCAGCTCCCCGCAGACCCCCACCAGAAGACTGGCTGCCAAACTGAGAAGCTGTTCCTGGAGGGCCCCAGAATTcagccacagccctggctcATCACTGTCCACTCTGCCCCAACACAGCCCACAGGCCAGGCCCAGTTGGCCCAGCTGCCACAGAGTGACAAGTGGCCCTGCATCCCCTCGCCACCAGATCCAGCCCTACATCACCCACGACAGCGTGATCCTCGACAGGGCCCCAAAGGCCAGAGCCCACTGAGGgaggcacagcccagcctgggtgTCGTGGTGTCCGTCCGGCTGCTCGCGCCTCCTACCCGCGCCCTTCGCCGAGGGTGCAAGgtcacagctccagcagcacggTGCCGCCGTCGGCCGGTTTTCTGGGATCGATACGGCTCTGGTGACAGCAAAGCTCCACCGCCACGTCCCCTGGGCACCACGAGGCGATGGCTGCCGGCTCCAGCGCCTGTGCCCATGGCAGCCCagtgggcactgctgcctccGCAGGCTGGCCACAGCCTGCCCTCCCCACACCCTTGCCCCGGCCCGGCAGCAGCCACCCTCCACCACGGCTCCCTGGGTAGCAGTATGGGACCTCGCACCCACAGCCGTAACCCCGCTCCATCCCGCTGCCGGTacggcagcagcagggcctcgCTCCAACAGCCCCCGGGATGGGGACGGAACACTGGAGCTCCCTGAGGAGCGGAGGTGGCCCCAGGGAAGAGTCTGGGACAAGGGGTCCTGCCCGGGCAGCTGAGCCCCACTCCCTGATCTGCACCTCTCATCTCCCGGATCCCGCAGCTCCGTGCCATCCCTACTCCGGGGGTCTGCATCGCCTCCGAGGGGCCAGACCGACCGTGGCTCCGCACCCCCCGCGGTGCTCCGACGGCCCGGCCCTCCCCGCGGACCCTCCCCACGGACCCTCCCTGCGGGCCCTCCCTGCGGACCCTGTCCTGCCCCGCGGATCTTCGTCGCGGCCCGTATCCCGCCTCCGgagcccccccgggccccccttGCCCCCGGCGCTCACCCCCGCCGCCGGTGACGGTGAACCGCCCGCTCATGGCCCCGTCGTCGCCACAAGTGGCTCCGGCCCCGGCGGTCGCTgagcgcggccccgccgggcgcTGACCGGGGTCCTAGTGCCCGCGGCaccgcccgccgcgccgcccccgcggcCGCAGGGCTGGCTCCAGTCCGAGTGGATCGGCTCGGCCCCGCTCCGGTCGGCTCCGttcggcccggcccggctcgaCTCGACGGGACGGGACCGCTCCGCCGCGCCCGGTCggtcccgcagccgccgccgaACTGGGGGGGCTGGGACCGTGCCTCAACGGGACGGGAGGGGTTGGGGCCGCGTTTTGCCCCCGCCCTGTCCGGAGCCGTGGCCGCTAATTACAGCTAATTACAGCCCCGGAGCTGCGGCCGCCCCACCCTGCCGCAGACCCGGGCATCCCCGGGCACGATCCCGGCCCTGGCCCTGCCGCCGGGCTCTGTGGCCACGCAGGGACAGGCCGGGGCCGGGAGAAAATGCGGGGCCAGCCCGCGGCGAGGTCTCGGCTGCAGTGGGGAGTCCGGTCACACGCTGTGTCCCGGTCACACGCGGTGACAACTGCCCGCTCCTCATCGCGGTGCAAAGTcggagggcaggggagggcagTGGGTGGAGGATTATGTGaagccagggctggggagatCGGGGGATCGGGAAGGGGTGGTGCTGCGCCTGGCATAGGGCTGGTGGTGGACAACGTTGGGACCAAGGGACATCCTCCCCCGTTGgactgtgtccctgcagggtcCAGAGTCCTTAGCAAAGGGGGACTTGGTGACAGCCCCTCATCCAGTGCCCCCTTCCCAACTGGTGCTGGCAACCCTGGACGGGGGGAGGATGATGTCCCCAGCATATGGAAGTTCTCCAAACCATGGCCCCAATAGCTGATAGAGCACTCGAGGCTATGTCCAAAGAATTGTCTTTATTACAAATGGGCAGGCAATTGGCAGAGGGGGTGGTTGGCAGAGTGGGCAGTGGGCAGGAGTAGGCAGAGCCCCACATCCCGCCCTGGCGTGTCCCCAGGCgccagctcccagtggggcTCAGCCTGACCTGGCATCGTTGGCtcaggaaaaagacaaatttgTCCCAAATCCATGTGCGGTTTGCACCAGGCAAACACCTCTGTGCAGTGGAGCTGGCGCTGGCAGGGGTGGCAAAATGCCAGCAGTGGCAAGagtccttctccccagctggggctccccaggctgggcagctcccaggggGTGACCCCAGGACCCCCTACCCCTTTCTTCCAGGAAGATGGTGACCTCATCTGGGGCTACCCACAGCCACAAGGCTCCCAGGGGTCAGCCTATGAGACAGGAGCCCGCAGGTTGGGAGCagtgggcagggagcagcactggcaaAGACGGTGGCTGGTCAGGCCTTCAGTGCTGGGGACACTGCAGGATGTCATACTTGACGTAGCCCACTCGGTCCACCTGGTAGCGCGGTGTCATCCTCCAGTAGAAGCTGCCCCGGCAGAAGTGATACTTGCCTGGGCAaggagaggggcagagggaatggAGGGTCAGCAGGAGTTTGGCCAAAGACCCATCCCGGTGGCTGCTCAAGCAGCACAGGCATATGGCACCCTGCACCCTGCTGGtgccctgccagctccaccACAAGCACCCACTGGGGCTGATGGCATGTCCTGTCCCGGGGCCATTCCCCACACACCCGAGCATCCCAGGCCAGGAACTGGAGTAATGCCACGAGAGGCTCAGGTAGCCCAGGCCTGAACACACAGCACCCACCCACCAGGGTCCACTCACCTTGGTAGAGGAACACGTTGCGTGCATCAAGGGGGACGCCAGTGAAGACATCGTCGGTGGCACGGGGGTAGCCCTTGTCCACCCTCTGGACCTTCACATCCAGCctgtgggagagcagagccgtgctcagggctgctgggaacccccctcccagtcccttGCCAGGGGCTCGGGCAGGCGCTGCTGCTCTCCAGTCCTGCTCACCTCCAGTAGCTCTCCCcgctgaagagcagcacttTGCCGCGGCCCCGCTGCAGGGCCCCCGAGATGCGGCCGGCTTCCTTCCCTATACCCAACTTCTCAATCCCCCGGGGGCCCAGCACACTCTTCCCAGAAAACACCCAGAACTGCCGACCTGCGGTGGGAGATAACGGGGCTGTCAGACAGCCCTGAGGGCTCCCAGGCTTCACCAGGCTCCTCCCACTGCCCGTGGGACCGGGCtgagggcagaggggacagagctCACCGGCAAAGAAGAAGACCCTCTTGGTGAGCAAGTCCTGGAAAACAGCATCGATAGTGTCTGGGAGGCCAGGCCAGGTATCAGCAACAGAGAAGGCACCCTGGATGCCCGATTTCCAGAAGGATGAGTAGGTCCAGTATTTCCTGGTGGGGAAGATCAGCTGTCCTGATCACCTCAGTCTGACACAGCCCATGTCTCtcacatccctgtgctccccgACACCCCACCTCaccagggcaggaggtgctggatGCTGCCACTCACCCATCCTTGAAGAAGTACAGCTCCCCATTGATCTCTGTGACAGCATCAAAGTTCTTCTCCATGCAGGCATCCCGGCTTGGGTCCACAGGAATGGGTCCAGCTGTGGGCTCtggcatctcctcctcctcctcctcagtggTGGAGGTGCTGCCAGCCTCTGTGGGCATGGGTTGGGTCTCCTCTGTGGGCACGGGCTGGGGCTCCTCAGTGGGAGCAGGTGCAGGTGCAGTGGGCTTAGGGCCAGAGCCACGACCTGAGTGAATACAAGGGAGGGTGTGAGGCTGGAGccagcctggtgctgcaggACACCCAATGTGCccagctgcactgcagctgctcaccGTAGAGGTACTGGATGCCCTGGACATCATCGGGGTGCAGCTGGAAGTCCTGGATGTAACTGTACATGGGGTACATCAGGGCCTCACGCACACTGGAGTGGTCCAGCCCCAGTGAGTGTCCAAACTCATGGGCAGCCACCAGGAAGATGCTGTAACCTGGAGGAAAGCACTGGCCTAAGTGCCTGTTGGGGCACAACAGGACAGCACACGCTGTCCAGAGACTGTGACCCCTGCAAGAAGTATGATGATATGGCATGGGTCTGGGAGGCACAAAGGGGAGCGCAGGCAGAGGGGCCAGTACCTCTGTCAGGGCAGAAGCCCCACTTCTTGTCGGTGTCATAGTTGCTAGTGGTGGCACACCAGAGCTTGCCGTCCTGCCGGCCCTCGCTGGTGCAGGTGCTGTAGGACTGCCCCAGGAAGGTGAAGGGAAAGACGCACGGGTCCCCCTGGGAGTTGCCGCCAATCACCGCCGTGTCTGCAGCGAAGTGTCAGTGAGGCTGTccctggcccctggctgcaccGGCCAGAACCTGGGACAACCCTGAGATCCCTCACGTGCCCACCCTGTGTGCCCCCTCCCCTGCATGCCCCCCTCCCTGCTGGCACCTCGGTTGGGGCAGAAGCCGTATTTCTTGTCCTGGTCGAAGCTGGAGGTGGTGGCACACCAGCGGTAGCCATCGGAGCGCCCATCTGTGGTACAGGTATCATAGGAGGTGCCATCAAAGACGAAGGGGAAGACGCAGGGGGCTCCATCGCTGTTGCCACCATTGGTGTAGAGGACTGTGGGGTGACGGAGAGTGAGGAgggccccaggcactgcagggctgggcaggggtcACGGTCACCACTACTCACGCTCGCTGGGGCAGAAGCCATATTTCTTGTCCTGGTCATAGTTGGGGGTGGTGGCACACCAGGGCACCCCATCCTTGCGCCCCTCCGTGGTGCACCGGGAGTAGGAGCGGCCCTCAAAGATGAAGGGGAAGTGGCATTCGGCTCCATTGGCATTCCCGTGGCGGGTCTTCACCACTGCTCAGAGAGGGGTGGCTCAGTGCTTGGGCTGGGGTTGGCACCATCAGACCCCCCCCAATCTGCCACACCCTGCCCTTACCTAAGCCGGTTCCCAGTGTCCAGAACTCATCATCGTCAAAGTGGGCATCGCCCTGGATGCCCTGGCCTGGGGGAAAGGCGTGGGCCAGGAGGCCGTCCTTGCCGTCGAAGGGGTACCCGTCCCCATGCTCTGCAGGAACAAGCACCCTCAGCTGGCCCTGTCAGAGGAGCCCTCACATCCCCAGCATGCACACGGATGGCCAAGCCCTGCACACTTCCTGCACTTGTGGGGGCAGGAGGACCTTGGGCACGGCCCAAGGAGACATGGGATGAGGATCCCATAGGCAGGGTGTGTCACTAGCCCCCTCCTCATTCCCTGCCTGCCCATAGGACATCACCTTGGCTGCCAAACATGATCATGATGTCTGCCTCGCCACTGTATATCTGGGTGAAGGTGAGAGGGGTCACATCGCTCCACACTTGGAACGCCCGTCTGAAGGCATCATCGATCACGGCACGGTCCAGGTCGGGGGAGTAGTTTATCACCCTACCAGGGAGACAGGGGGTCAGTGCTGCTAGGTTCCTTCTTCATTCAGGAGTGACCCTGTTTTGGGCAGGAACAGACCCCCACCCCCAGACGGGATAGCAACCACCATCCCCCTTGAGCTCACCCAGGGCTCAGATGCTCTTCTGGGCATTGGggagcagatgctgctgctgtgtcagcttggccctggcagcactgggaccCAGCTGTACAGGCAGCACCAAGCCTGGAcaagggctgagcagaggctgctACCCTCCTGGTCCCTCAGGCTCTCCATTCTCCTGGGACCATCACCCTGGGGACACAAGGGTTCATCTCCGGAGCAGACTCACCGGTAAGTCAGGTCCATGTGGTCCCACTTGAGGTCCCCGTCAAAGGTAAGGAAGGTTCCCACATCAGGGACGCCGCAGCGGGGGGCTCGCATGGCCTCCAGCGTGGCGGCATCCAGCTCCCCCGTCTCCTCCAGGCCCAGCTGCTTCTGCATCTTGAGCAGTGCCTTGCCCAGGGACACGTGCCTGCCACCAATCTTAGCCTCTGCCTCCGTGGTGTAGCCGAACCTCTGCAGGTAGCGCTGTGGAGGGAAGGCAGATGAGGGGGATGAGTGAGGCGGGAGGGGGCTCTGGCAGCCCCGGGAGCCCATTTCAGCCTGGGTACCTCCCTGAGCTCAAGGAGACAGACAGCTCTcaagctctgcctgcagcccctcactGCCAGCCTGGGAGCCCCTTGGGGTCCTGGGTGCCAGAAGGGCACCACGGGGCCATGCTCCCCTCACCTCTGCCAGCTGTAGATCCGGCAGGGTGCTGATCAGGTCCCCCGGGAAGGTGACAACCGCCTGCGGCTTGCCCTGGAGAGGGGCCGCACAGCAGGAGACGGCCAGCAGCCCGACGACAAGCGGGGCCAGGAGGAGTGCCATGGTTCGGCGGTGACAGGAGGGATGTGGCTGTGCTGGTCCCCGCTCTCTGCTCTGGGTGCCGCCGGGCTACCCGATCCTATTTATGGGGTGGGAAGGCAGTGAGTCACCCTCAGACCCCTCAGCGCCGACTCAcgctcccttctcccttcccacgGTGACGAAACGAACACTCCATCTCTGCCTTAACTGTTTCATCACCTTGTTTACTAAACACGCTGCATGCCGCAGCCACGAGAGGACAGGAAGGAGAGTGGCTGGGCAGCTGCACTGGGCCACAGCATTGCATGGccaccctggggctgccctgcacaggcactgccctgctggCCCCAGGACCATGGTagctgtggggacagcagggcatCACTGTAGGCCAGCCGAGCACTCAGGACTGTGTCATCACACCGGCTAACACTGAGCTTTGCTGGCCAAGGGTTGAGGGTGCTGGACCCAGACCCACAAGGGCGTAGGTGGGCATGGGGGCAGATAGCAGTGGAACCTCCACCTGAGCCCCAGCACCTGGAACctcctgggatttgggagcttGGACCCTCACCAGGACTCTGCATCCTTCCCCACCACAGCTGCATCACCCCAGTGGGTCAGAGTGTTTCCAGTACTGGAGATGCCCATGGCTCCTCACCCCACAGTACCTCTAAGCCCACACGCCAGCAGTCGAATGGCGGACACCCCTGGGACCAGGGGCAGTgcctgcccaggagcagctctgggcacgGGAATGCTCCACCTGGGGCCCTGGGACATTAGGGGTGCCCTATCcttgctgccctgctccgcaGGGTGCTGCTGACTCAGGTTcccacccagcacagcacagatcTTGCCATGGGATGgtgttttcctgcttctcccaAAGTGCCGACGCTTGTGGGAACGATAGCAATGAAGGGGAAAGCAAACAAGGATGAGGAGCGAGGGGAAAACAGATGGCAGAGAACAAGGCGCAGCGTCAgcgggggggagggagggctggTGCAGCCCAGCGAGGCTGCCTGAGACACAGGTCCCAGAAGAGATCCCTGGCCCCAGCCCTCACAAACCCCATGAGCCCAAGGGGTCCTCAGCTGGCTTCATCAAGAGGATCCTCCTGTTCACCCAGTGCTGTTTGTGCCTGTCCTCCTGACTCCCAACTGCACCAGACTGTGTCAGCAGCCACCTCCTCCCAATATCATCCCAGCTCTGGCGGAGccaagccagcagctcctggcacagccaaaGGACAAGCAGGTTATGGTGGtacccagcacagctggggacagtgaGAGGTTGGGGCtgtgctccctctgctcttgAAGAGGAAACCCCATGCCCAAGGGAGGGCTCATCCCTGGGGCAGTACCACCTGCCAGGTGCCCTGTGCTGGTGGGATGCATCCCAGGGCCACAGCTGGGTGGGCACAGGAAACTCACCGGCAGCGTGAACTAAGCTGGGAGGAAGCAATGGTGAGAAATCAGGGGGTTGCCTCATTcccccaccacagccctgcAAGAGCAGCCCCCTGGTACAGGAAATTGTTGCACAAGCAGCCGCcatcctgtgccctgtgtgACAAACGTCCCTTAATGGTGGGACACAGCCCAGGGACCCTGCAGCCAGGTGACCCTACAGCCCCCTCCCACGGGGTCCAGCCTGCCCCCCTTGTACCTGTTATGGCCCAGCTCTTTGCCAGGCAGGAGGCAGTGGCTCTCTGTGCTCCCTGTCTGGCTGGCAGCCAAGGCAAGAAGAACCCCAAGAGGTACCCCAAGAGCCCGTTGAAGCTGGTGGCTCCTGAGGCATTTAGGCAGCAGGCGCTGCTCCACTGTCCAGGCTGCCAGGACCTcagcccacagcacagagctgttgtGGGAGCTGGGTGCTAAATAAACGCTGGCAGGATGCACTTGCAGGGAAGCCTCAGCAAGGAGACGTCTGACTCCAGCCCAGGGATGTAGTCAGAGAGTCAGATCCAGCTCCGGTCTCCCTGAAACTGTGGCAGATCCCTTAGCCTTCCCCATGCTATTCCCATCCCTCATTTCCACCAcatgcaggagctgcagctccaacaGCCTGGGCACTCTGCCATGGCACACCATGGCATCATGCTGCCTGTGGCACCCTGTGGGCAGAGCCATGGCCCAGCAGAACAGAGTAGCGCTGGCAgagatggggctgggaggggagtgGGGCCTCGGAGCAAGTGTTGGCAGAAGGAGATGAGGGCCAATGCCCCACTGTGCATCAGTCCTAGCAAGCCCTCAAGCTGGGCAGTGGGAGCCCCAGCGGGGGTTGCCAGCCGCAGCTCTGCCCCTGGCCTGGCCGCTCCCACTGACTCACGGCCCCGCTCACCAGCTTCCTCCTGGAACTATCCCAGGGGATTTTCTGGTGACTCTCTGGAGGCTCGTCagggagcagggccagggcagcagggaaacCCCCGTGTCTGGCAGTGCCGGCAGCCTCTCTGCCAGGCAGGGAATTGTGTGGGATGGGCTCGTCGCTGCTGGCATGAGCTCTGTGCAAGGCAGCCTCAATCAGCTCATCTACAGGAGATGGGTCAAGGCACAGGTTCCTCAGAAAGTGCACGTGTGGAGGGAGGCTTGGGGCAGCCACTGCAGCTGGTGGGAAAGAGAGGAGGGTGGTAGTGACAGGGGCAGTGCCATAGGCAGAAGAGGGCTGTGGATGGCAGAGACcccaggagctgtgcccagcccaggctgcccatGGCCTT
It includes:
- the MMP9 gene encoding matrix metalloproteinase-9; amino-acid sequence: MALLLAPLVVGLLAVSCCAAPLQGKPQAVVTFPGDLISTLPDLQLAERYLQRFGYTTEAEAKIGGRHVSLGKALLKMQKQLGLEETGELDAATLEAMRAPRCGVPDVGTFLTFDGDLKWDHMDLTYRVINYSPDLDRAVIDDAFRRAFQVWSDVTPLTFTQIYSGEADIMIMFGSQEHGDGYPFDGKDGLLAHAFPPGQGIQGDAHFDDDEFWTLGTGLVVKTRHGNANGAECHFPFIFEGRSYSRCTTEGRKDGVPWCATTPNYDQDKKYGFCPSELLYTNGGNSDGAPCVFPFVFDGTSYDTCTTDGRSDGYRWCATTSSFDQDKKYGFCPNRDTAVIGGNSQGDPCVFPFTFLGQSYSTCTSEGRQDGKLWCATTSNYDTDKKWGFCPDRGYSIFLVAAHEFGHSLGLDHSSVREALMYPMYSYIQDFQLHPDDVQGIQYLYGRGSGPKPTAPAPAPTEEPQPVPTEETQPMPTEAGSTSTTEEEEEEMPEPTAGPIPVDPSRDACMEKNFDAVTEINGELYFFKDGKYWTYSSFWKSGIQGAFSVADTWPGLPDTIDAVFQDLLTKRVFFFAGRQFWVFSGKSVLGPRGIEKLGIGKEAGRISGALQRGRGKVLLFSGESYWRLDVKVQRVDKGYPRATDDVFTGVPLDARNVFLYQGKYHFCRGSFYWRMTPRYQVDRVGYVKYDILQCPQH